Proteins co-encoded in one Epinephelus moara isolate mb chromosome 11, YSFRI_EMoa_1.0, whole genome shotgun sequence genomic window:
- the crhb gene encoding corticotropin releasing hormone b: MKLNLLGTTVILLVAFLPRYECRAIESPGGALRVPAPQTQSSQQQQQQQQSGPILERLGEEYFIRLGNGDSNSFPSSSMYPGGSPAIYNRALQLQLTRRLLQGKVGNIRALISGFGERGDDSMERGRRSEDPPISLDLTFHLLREMMEMSRAEQLAQQAQNNRRMMELFGK; this comes from the coding sequence ATGAAGCTCAATTTACTTGGCACCACCGTGATTCTGCTAGTTGCCTTCTTACCGCGCTACGAATGTCGGGCTATTGAGAGCCCTGGCGGTGCCCTGCGCGTCCCAGCTCCCCAAACCCAAAgctcccagcagcagcaacagcagcagcagtctggcCCCATCCTGGAGCGGCTTGGAGAGGAGTATTTCATCCGACTGGGCAACGGGGACTCTAACTCTTTCCCATCATCATCCATGTATCCCGGCGGATCACCTGCCATCTACAACAGAGCATTGCAACTCCAGCTGACGCGGCGTCTTTTACAAGGGAAAGTTGGGAACATCAGGGCGCTCATAAGCGGCTTCGGAGAGCGCGGGGACGACTCGATGGAGAGGGGAAGGAGGTCCGAGGACCCTCCGATATCCCTGGATCTGACCTTCCACCTGCTGCGGGAGATGATGGAGATGTCCAGGGCGGAACAGCTGGCTCAGCAGGCGCAGAACAACAGAAGAATGATGGAGCTCTTCGGGAAATGA